The Corynebacterium coyleae genome segment GTGGACCGCGCCGACCGTGACCACGCCCATCTCCTGCGGATCGATGTTTCGAGAGATGATCGTCTGCAGGCTCATGATCACCTTCGCCGCAAGCACCACCGGGTCGATGCCATGCTGCGGCATCGAACCATGCGAGCCGCGGCCGAAGATCGTGATCTTGGTCTGCACGCACGTGGAAAACACCGGGCCGGACAGCGCGCCGACGCCGTAATCGTCGATCCACGGGCCGACATGCTGGCCCAACACCACATCTGGCTTTACGATCTTCTCCGCCAAACCCGCCTGCGCCATATCCACCGCGCCCGCGCCGGTTTCCTCGCCCGGCTGGAACAGGGCGATAAACGTGCCCGACCACAGGTCCTTGTGCTGCGCCAACGCCTCCGCCGCACCCAACAGAGCAGTCGTGTGCATGTCGTGGCCACACGCATGCATCCGGTTCAGCGCGGGGTCCGCCGAGTACTCCAGGCCGGTCGCCTCGCTGATCGGCAGGGCATCGAAATCCGCGCGGAAGCACACCACCGGACCCTCGCCGTTTTTCAGCACGCCGACCTTGCCCGTCTTGCCCACCGCCGTGACGGTGTAACCGATCGCGGTGAGTACCTCCTCAATGCGTTGCGAGGTAGCAAACTCCTGCATCGACAACTCCGGGTTCTGGTGGAACCACTTGT includes the following:
- a CDS encoding amidohydrolase; the encoded protein is MADLPKLTGRLAGFEDTIDKTRDKREDLYKWFHQNPELSMQEFATSQRIEEVLTAIGYTVTAVGKTGKVGVLKNGEGPVVCFRADFDALPISEATGLEYSADPALNRMHACGHDMHTTALLGAAEALAQHKDLWSGTFIALFQPGEETGAGAVDMAQAGLAEKIVKPDVVLGQHVGPWIDDYGVGALSGPVFSTCVQTKITIFGRGSHGSMPQHGIDPVVLAAKVIMSLQTIISRNIDPQEMGVVTVGAVHGGDSPNTIPDSVELKVSTRAFTQEVSDKLNGDIKRIVQGECAIAGCDREPTFEVIGGAPVFSNHEEPTEKVMAVFREQFGKRAGNFGRLSGSEDFPTIAEAWGVPYFYWAVGSKKEMEGAPANHSPLFAPDLDPVLDHSTRTILAAVSPWLMP